gatttagtCGGTCTGCAATGTCGTCCCtcgcatgatttttttaatgataaaaatattagtagtaattgaaaaataatgacaCGAGAAGCAAAGTGACCCTTTGGAGTGCTCAAGGTGTTTACTTGGGTGCGCACCGGGTACTAACgatatattcaaaatttatttagaaTCTTCAAAGCTCTAATATCAAGATAAGAAATACACGAAAGAGAGAATTGTGTAAATTTTATGTGTTTTCTATGTACCATGATGAAAAATACAGTGACCTATTTAGACAATCTCTAGAGATAGAGAATCGAGGGAGTTATCCTAATTATCTTTAATATAGCACAACATTTATCCCATAGTTATTTTGACAGAGGGTGATAAATTGAAGAGGATTCATTAAAGAGCGCAGGGCTGCACAACCACATCCGGGTCTGATCTATTTACTGGGTAATTAATTCAGTGACTTCATGGTGCCAAGAGAAGCCCCAAGAAGCATCTTTTGGTTCTTGCAAGTGGGACAAGTTGGAGTTGGGcagtgaaaaattgaaatgtaATGAGCATCCTAGGTTGGgggaaattatctaaaaaatttaaatttattgcacttttatcaatttagttctaaacattttaattttgctcattaagtcctaaatcttttttaacattttgtcaattaagttcatcAGTTAATTTTGGCCACAATTCGCTGATATGGATATCGGTCATCCTATGTGACACGGCTAGGGCTAACATGGACaaattctaataatattttaatatattatcaaaattttaatattctttctcttttccttctttgtttttttttcttttcaatagagGTTGGTGAGGGCTACCGAAACCTTATCGGTTGAGGGTGAAGGCAGCCTTGCCCACAGCTAGCAAGGGTGTCACTCCCCTCGCAAGTGGCTAGCAATGACTCTCGCCAGCCacaagtgaaaagaaaaagagaaggaaataagaaaaaaaaaaaaaaaatattaaaatagttttgaaaattgtccacgtcaacatCATTCGTGCCACGAAAAATTGCCAACATTCATGTCTAtgaattctagccaaaattaattggattaaCTCAATTGGTAACAGAtgaaacttttcttcttcttcttcttcattttatttttatttccttatgAAAAATTCTATATAAAGCATAAAtccacaaaattttatataatattgaAGTAGAAGGTCTGGAGTTTAAATTTATTCAAGCCATTATTTGCCTATACATTATAATATATTTCCATGTTTAGCATTAGTCCAAAGTTGACTAAATTTTACAAGATTGACACTACATATCGATTTCAAACTATAACCAAATATAAGCaatttagacttgaattttCTTTAACTTTATGTTATCATGTGGACCatgaattttctcaattaaGTCGTGTGTTCTCATTATAAAAATCATCGATCGAGATTATAAATATCAtccaatgaaaatattttaaaaatgatcaaGGTAATTGTATAAATCTACGTTCCAAACAAAATGTAGTAGGTCCGGATGATATTTCATTATATATGATATATCGTCGTGACGTCATCAAGAGGAAATGTGATAAAGTGGCATACTAATTTCATTGCTCGTCGGACGATGTGAACGATATATGGATGGATAACTTTCATGGGCAGCTCAGgttttgaccaaaagtcaacattGGCGTCTTTTATCACCTCCAATATATACATAAGCTAAATCAAGGGACCCCATTGGTCCTGGAGACGCTCCTTTTGACCATTCCGGATCACCACTAGCAATCCTGCGTAGTACGGACCACAATGAATTCATTGAATCttagcaatttaaaaataaatgtgtTAGGAAGAGATATAAATATGTGAAGCTAAAAACTTACTAAACAAAATATCCCACGGATGTTTGAATACGCTTCagcatttcttttaaatatggTTATGCTGAGTTCAGCACCCGAACACGATTGTTCATTGCGCTACAATATTGCTGGATAGTTATATCCAATTTCTTGACACGTTCTAACTCAATTTTTCGCTTTGGGTAGTCcgcttgaaaaaagaaaagaaaagaaaagcagacCGGTCCATTATGCGGAGATTCTTATTTCAACCGTGTTCTCATGATCAAATACAAAGCACTATTGGATTTCCTGCAATTAACATGATCAGAGACTTTGACTTAAAAGCAGATGATTCATCATCGGATAAACTTGCAGCAGTTAAATTTTATGGGGTTCACATGATCGAAAACCTCGATTGATCGTGTCCATGTAAATCGGGTTTTGCCTAAGCCGAGGCAAATAAAGTGGTGGAACCTCAGAAGAaatttcttggctgcatttaatACGTAGGTTAAAAAATGATGAGACGTGTCTGATGTTGTCGATTGAAATAATTGTATCGGAAGCCGTTGTGTCATTACTCAAGTACTTAATGCTACGAACTACCTAAGGCCACGGAGAGGGAGGATATGCTGCCGTCTTTTCCTTTGATACTATAAGCTACTCCAACTAACATAAATTACTGGAACAATTCGCTAGTAATTAATTATCAAACATACTCATGTTACAGACCAATGTTTAgattttcattatatattttattatatgcCTAGACATTCTTGCCTTACTATCGCAATGCAAATGTGGCCAATAGCTTAGCCACCTATAGTGCTGCCATCGCTGAATGAGCGATACGTATTTACTTCTTTGATACTCAAGAGACAGCACCATTTGCAAGCTTGAAAACTCATCTAAATGTCAACTTGTTATCAATTGTGTTAGTTATCCTACCGACAAATATCCTTCCAATTTAATAGAATAGACCATAAGTAAGCAAAAATTGAtggcaaattcaaaatttttcagAATAGTAAATCTACCGGTACCTTGTTTGTAGTATTGCATTTAGTCTCCGATGCATTCCAAAAATCTCAGGAATTTGTGTaagattgaaaattttcatatagaTGATCTGACAGAGCATTAAGAATCCTTTCTTGGCACCTCCTTTCATCATCCCTTTCTATCAAGATTATTACATGATATTATATcacttttattcataaatttcaaAGTATTATAGCTCACATGTAGATAATCTATTGTGCCACAAGGTGGATGACTCAAGCATATAAACGGAAACAAAAGTTTCATTGATACTTATTTATCAAGATTGTGAACACTTGATGCAACCACAATCTCCATCTTCATGAAAATAATAGTACTTTAAGGGTGTTGGTGAAACTTGATTGCTAATTAAGATAGAGTAGTAGTTATATATCTTTGAAGCTTTGATGTGTAATGAGACCATTGTCCTTAAGGTATTATTTGCTCCACTATTGTTTATTGTCAGGTTTAGAACAAATATACCTTCAGGATATATCAAAGTCGCTGAGAAACTAGTCCAACAATTACTTAATTTCTCTCTTGAAAATTCACcttgaatttgttattaaaGTTGTGTGtatgaaaaaacaagaagagagaGTTACAAAGAAGTTATTGCTTTGAACAACTGTGATCCTTGAGTAGTTGTGATGACTAGTGATCCTTCAACAATTGTGATGAATAATGTATGATTCGGTGCTATCAATAAACACTAATCAACGCATCTCTTAGAAATAGGTATTTTATCTTCACCATCACCACTTTTCACGATCAATCATCACTTCTCTTCATgtcaataattatttcttttcataatcaaaaGTCACCTCTTTTCAAGATAACAAACTATTTCAACAGTAATAAAGACATGTTTGGGTCATTATAGTTTGATCTTGGCACGTGATGGCCAATGTAGGAGTCCTCTGCTTCTACGAGGGCTTGAGGATGAAGTGATGAGAGTCTTTGGCCTCTTTTATTGACCCACCTGGTGGTGATCAGCTTTAGACATTGGATTCTGTCAAACCCATTGATCAATTAATGAACATGGAGCCGCCTCATTAAATTGTTCATTGCTGCAAGTTTGGTTCATTGCAAGTTGGGACAAGTTGGAGTTTGGGTGGTGAACAATGGATATGCAAattggaggaagaggaagaagacggATAGAGTCTTCTTTTGCATCACGTAGGAAATATCTTCCGATGGGGGCAAGAGAGTCGGTCAATGCCAATGAAATATCCTCTGGTGGGGTTGAgactcctttcttttctttttatttctttatataAAGATTTCACGTTGATATCGTTTACTAGGGCTCCACTGCTAAATCGACCGCAGGTGAGGGTCTGCTcacatcttctctctctctctttttttcttcttttcttttaaataacttttagcttttttattttcttaattttatttattttgtgtttctttttaattttttttttcctaatgtaGCGCTTGGTAGGTGCCCCATCAGCGGCACATGTCTTAGAAAAGGAATAACAGAAAATGACGTTAGCATATTTCGTTAGCAAAATTGAATGGAGTTAATAAAAAGACTCGATTgtattaatttgataagttttagaacttgattatactttctAAAAGTTTCGgaacttgattgaattttcacaacaagttttaggacttttgacgtatttatctcatgaaaaacataaaaaaattcaccaagGAAATTGAGCTTTTAAGATAGTAGGGATGAAAACTAGATGAGTTGTTATAAGAGTAAGAGTAATGATAAAGAAGAGactagtttttattttctaaagagcaataactaaaaatttcatgcaaaaccATGATAGGAAAATAATTAAGTTGAATAAAATTGTGCAAATATGGAAACCATTAAAGTCGATTTAACAAATTTAGTTATATACAGAGAAGAAATATCTCCGTTTTTTAGCATTTCTTTAAATACGGTAGTGCTGAGCCGAGCATAGGTTCATAATTCTTCTTTGTGCCAAAATTGGTTTGGTATTTTGGAGCTGGTCATTGTTGATAATAATATCCAATTctcgaggaaaaaaaatgtcacaaCTTTCATACAATATTCATTTTGATGTCAAAACTTTTTGTCgtatcacttaagtgccaattcaaAGAGAAAACAACAATTTAAGTGCCTCCAGCGACAAACTCTAGCAATTTGTTTTAGgagactttttaaataaatttttaagtttGATGTGgctaatttaaaataaattcaagtcCAAAGCGGAAAATGAAGGAGACATGGAACTACAACAACGACCTTTtatctctctccttccctcttctttccctctttgGGTGATCTCGATAtgctttttttgttattatacTCGGTGCTTCTCTCTGCTGCTCTTACTGGTGCACTAACGATGACATAGACGAGTAGATCGCGTTCTGGATGTCCAACGATGACTGCAATTTGCTCAGCAACCTCCTCTACGatgtgttgcagagagaagttGGAGCCGAGTTTATGAAACAAATTGAGAGGAATCgcattcaagtttttttttttgacaaaatcaatGACATGGCCTGTCCGCATTTGTTTCCCCTTAAGCGATTATGAGCCGATCTTCTGTTCGTACTCTCCATTGCAAATTTTAGAAGGTAATCTTTCCCCAATTTGAGCAATTAGAGttcagggttttttttttttttttttttggaataagaTAAGAAATTTTGCTCCCATCGCCtctttcaaatttgtttctaGATTCACTAGAAGTGTTGGTAATTTTTGTTTCACCTTTTGTCACTTTGTTTTTACTCATGAATCGgtttgattgcattttcattCATCCATCTCGGTTCGTGCTCATGAAATGAGAATCTCCATTGAAAAGTGGTTTTTCCATCTCCAAGAACAACGTaggaaaattgaattgaaattggcCGAGagatcattttatttttctctagatGGGCAGATTGATTATTGCTTGTCTACATTGGCTTcgattcttcttccttgtgaTTCGGGTTTAGCTTGgaattagcaattttttttttaatcaatagaGCTAAAATGACGTCATTTCTTTGTGGTTTTTGCTGATTTGGGTATCTCTAGTGAACAACATAAACATATTTACCATAAAATATTGTCACGTTGAATTTTGACATTCAAAAATGAagaggacacttaagtgataatttttttatagcaTTAATTGATTCAATGGAAGTTTTGGCACAAAAATGAAAGCCGTACGAAAGTTAAGAAATTTCTAATGtctttttcccttcaattttttgatatgttctaactcaattttttgttttgtgtaattcactaaaagaaaagaaaagaaaaacagaccCATCCACTGTGGGGAGATTCGCACTTTGAACTTTGATTTGCAGATCAATTATAACCACAGCCAGATTTCTTGCAGTTCACATGATGAAAGTCTCCGACTTGTTGACCAAGTCCACGTAAATCGGATTTTGCCTAAGCTGAGGCATATATATAGAGGAACTTCAGAAGATATTTCTTCACTGCATTTAATACGTACAACTTCAGAAACAATGACGAAATGTCTGATTTTGCAGATAGAGATAATTATGTGGGATGCATTAAGGCAGTGGGCGACCGAAGGCCATGGTAAGGGAGGATGTGCTCCCGCTAACTTGTTTGATACTTTCAGCGACTCGCAAGCGAAAAGATGGATCTGTTGCGGTCTCGATTTTAACCCTTCATTACATGGGATTTAAGGTCGTTATGATGACCTGCATTTGTCCATCCGACTGAGAATCGTAGAATTAATTTTAAtggaataaaatattttggggATAAAACTTTGCCAATATTATGATTCACTCGTCATGTTGCATCATGAGGAGAAACTAAACAAGCACAGAAGTAAGAGAAAAGCTTCATCATTCTCATACAAAGGGGATAccacaacaaaagaagttgctccgaaaatataaaaaaaacgcAGAACAAGAACAGAACACAAGCTCTGACAAGGGGAAGAAAAACGAAACAAGACTCTAGACTTATTTCTTGGGCACTTTGATGTAGCCCACGTGCGTGGAATTAGCGACCTTGATCAGTGTCTTGAGCTCGTAAGCGATCCAGCATCGAGAAGTCTCTTGGTTGTAGAAATAACCCAGGCACTTGCAGTCCTTGCTGCACTTGCCCCCACAATCCCCTTCCTTCATCGGCCCTTCACCCTTCGTGTACTTGCTCAGGAAATGGTCCACCCCAGCCAGCTTGTAGTAGCCGAAGTAGCCCGGTTGACAGCTCGTGACCCTCGGCGGCGCGCAGCTCTCGCTCCAGCCCAAAAGCCCATTGGCCGACGGGCATGCCACACACTGGCTGTTCGCGCAGAGCCCAAAGTTCCCACACCGGCTAGGCAATTGGCACTCGGTGTCCCAGTCCCCGTCttgagagaagagggagaaggtGACCTCCCAAGCCCGGTAGTTCACCTTGTCATAGTAAGTGTAGGCCTGAAGGTTGCCGTCGATCCCGAGCCTTAGTATGGTCAGTGTGGAATTATACTTGGGCCTAGCCAATATGATTCTGCCACCCTCGCCGCTCGTCTTGTTGGCTGCTGCATATTTCAGAGTGATTTCGTAGGCGTAGCCCTCATCAGTCTCCGGCGCAGTTTCAAGGGTCACTTGGCCTACGGACTCCTTGCCGAGGTACATTTTTTCCGCAAATGTGTAGTACAGGAGCGGCTTTGGAGAGTTCTTGCTAGTGTAATAGAGGGACAATTGCTTGGGCTCTATGACCAGGCTGTATGGACCATTGGAGTTGTCCGTCTCCGAGGCCCGGCTCACAAGCTTGCTCACTGCTCTGGCCCGCAAGGACTGGCCCACAAGGAGGGTGTCCGTGGGCGAGTCGAAGCTTTGCCACACGAAATTGCCCTTGGAGTCATAGAGAACCATATTGCCATTGGGGAGCAATTTGAACCCAACGACACCTTTATTCGTAGTGCGTGATTGCCACGCGACCTGGCCGTCAGCGTTGGCCAGGACAAGGTTGCCGTCGGCCCCGAGTGCGAAGGTCGCGTTCTCACGGACTGGTTTGCCCCGGTTGGCCT
The window above is part of the Eucalyptus grandis isolate ANBG69807.140 chromosome 6, ASM1654582v1, whole genome shotgun sequence genome. Proteins encoded here:
- the LOC104448538 gene encoding EP1-like glycoprotein 4, which gives rise to MVLYDSKGNFVWQSFDSPTDTLLVGQSLRARAVSKLVSRASETDNSNGPYSLVIEPKQLSLYYTSKNSPKPLLYYTFAEKMYLGKESVGQVTLETAPETDEGYAYEITLKYAAANKTSGEGGRIILARPKYNSTLTILRLGIDGNLQAYTYYDKVNYRAWEVTFSLFSQDGDWDTECQLPSRCGNFGLCANSQCVACPSANGLLGWSESCAPPRVTSCQPGYFGYYKLAGVDHFLSKYTKGEGPMKEGDCGGKCSKDCKCLGYFYNQETSRCWIAYELKTLIKVANSTHVGYIKVPKK